A window of the Dongshaea marina genome harbors these coding sequences:
- a CDS encoding substrate-binding periplasmic protein, giving the protein MGFLSWKIPGIFACGLLICLPALADEKLVTICDDAAEWPPYVFYERDKNGDTTRFISGASVSALKTILQEQGYAIKIRLLPWKRCLKEVANYGTSKSFEMVTNASSNSWRLEKFLRSDPFYQTREGYFYDGLRFPQGIQIRSIEDLDKLSICGVAGYNYEPYYQAGLTTLVDTGAHNVYQAMLKMVSRRCEVVLNSIEPVLGAEALGLFQLPPSIRHQALPVGTKDFYMWVSKESPRGEELITIINQGLKKLRDSCRYESFYTKYLPEGSGLKPVKGCKP; this is encoded by the coding sequence TGCCGGCTCTGGCTGATGAAAAGCTGGTGACCATTTGCGATGATGCCGCCGAGTGGCCTCCCTATGTATTCTATGAGCGGGATAAGAACGGAGATACCACCCGCTTTATCAGCGGCGCCTCGGTCTCGGCCCTGAAAACCATTCTTCAGGAGCAGGGGTATGCCATCAAGATCCGCCTGCTGCCCTGGAAGCGCTGCCTCAAGGAGGTGGCGAACTACGGGACCAGCAAATCCTTTGAGATGGTCACCAACGCCAGTAGCAACAGCTGGCGGCTTGAGAAGTTCCTCAGAAGCGATCCCTTCTACCAAACCCGTGAGGGTTATTTCTATGATGGGCTGCGTTTCCCCCAGGGAATTCAGATCCGCAGCATCGAGGATCTGGATAAGCTGTCGATCTGTGGGGTTGCCGGCTATAACTATGAGCCCTACTACCAGGCAGGGTTAACCACCCTGGTCGATACAGGTGCCCATAATGTCTACCAGGCGATGCTCAAGATGGTTTCACGCCGCTGCGAGGTGGTACTCAACTCGATAGAGCCGGTTCTCGGGGCCGAAGCTCTGGGTCTGTTCCAGCTGCCGCCGAGTATCCGTCATCAGGCGCTGCCGGTCGGAACCAAAGATTTCTATATGTGGGTGTCTAAAGAGTCGCCCCGGGGCGAAGAGTTGATCACCATCATCAACCAGGGGTTGAAAAAGCTGCGTGACAGCTGCCGCTATGAGTCTTTCTATACCAAGTATCTGCCGGAGGGATCAGGACTTAAGCCGGTGAAGGGGTGTAAGCCATGA